A single region of the bacterium genome encodes:
- a CDS encoding alkene reductase yields MTFRHQLAPLRLGDLLLRNHIVMAPCTRCRCPGFLPTAEVAAYYARRAADGVGLLISEGTVVCERGNGYNGAPGIWTDDQVRAWRPVTEAVHEAEGLIICQLWHVGAVAHPLTTGGVAPESPSGLHPPGAVSRLRDEAGAPIPFGPSEAMDEERIREVVRLFGDAAGRALEAGFDGVEIHGAHGYLIDQFINLKWNHRTDDWGGDQRCRLAGEVTRTVLAETGPGRTLLRFSPGWGTPGSGWQRPAETLPLLLDTLWEAGLRLLHASHGSYDEGFLPAAALPIAHPLHNHDTLVPLHLATRARWPGQVVGVGGLSPARAESALAADEIDAAAFGRALIANPDLVSRIKMGIELREYDQSMLDRLV; encoded by the coding sequence GTGACCTTTCGCCATCAGCTGGCTCCCCTGCGCCTGGGCGACCTGCTCCTGCGCAACCACATCGTGATGGCCCCCTGCACCCGCTGCCGCTGTCCAGGCTTCCTGCCCACGGCGGAGGTGGCGGCTTACTATGCCCGTCGCGCCGCCGATGGCGTGGGCTTGCTCATCAGCGAGGGCACGGTGGTCTGCGAGCGGGGCAACGGCTACAACGGGGCGCCCGGGATCTGGACCGACGACCAGGTTCGGGCCTGGCGGCCGGTGACGGAGGCGGTGCACGAGGCCGAGGGTCTCATCATCTGCCAGCTCTGGCACGTGGGGGCGGTGGCCCATCCCCTCACCACCGGCGGGGTGGCGCCCGAATCGCCCTCCGGCCTGCATCCGCCCGGAGCCGTGTCGCGGCTGCGTGATGAGGCGGGCGCGCCCATCCCCTTCGGCCCCTCCGAGGCCATGGACGAGGAGCGCATCCGGGAGGTCGTCCGCCTCTTCGGCGATGCGGCCGGCCGGGCGCTGGAGGCCGGTTTCGACGGGGTGGAGATCCACGGCGCCCACGGCTATCTCATCGACCAGTTCATCAACCTGAAGTGGAACCATCGCACGGATGACTGGGGTGGCGACCAGCGCTGCCGCCTGGCGGGGGAAGTGACGCGGACCGTTCTGGCGGAGACAGGTCCCGGCCGCACCCTCCTGCGCTTCTCCCCAGGCTGGGGCACGCCGGGCTCCGGCTGGCAGCGACCGGCCGAGACCCTGCCGCTGCTGCTGGACACCTTGTGGGAAGCGGGCCTGCGCCTCCTCCATGCCAGCCACGGCAGTTATGATGAGGGCTTCCTGCCTGCCGCCGCCCTTCCCATCGCCCATCCACTGCACAATCACGACACCTTGGTCCCCCTTCACCTGGCGACCCGCGCCCGGTGGCCCGGTCAGGTGGTCGGGGTGGGCGGCCTCAGCCCGGCCCGTGCCGAGTCCGCGCTGGCTGCCGACGAGATTGACGCCGCCGCTTTCGGGCGGGCCCTCATCGCCAATCCGGATTTGGTCAGCCGCATCAAAATGGGCATCGAGCTGCGGGAGTATGACCAGAGTATGCTGGATCGACTGGTATGA
- a CDS encoding transcriptional repressor, whose product MRHSRQRQLILDLVRSRALDHPTAQSIHDAVRDHMAGVSLGTVYRNLHQLVEAGEISAVPGEGPVHYDWRLAPHQHLHCRICGSLVDLDLDLAEEARQRAEVLGHRLDEIDFHLRGTCTRCLIRSESTP is encoded by the coding sequence ATGCGACACAGCCGGCAACGTCAGCTGATCCTGGATCTGGTGCGCAGCCGCGCCCTGGACCATCCCACGGCCCAGTCCATCCACGACGCCGTGCGCGATCACATGGCGGGGGTCAGCCTGGGCACGGTCTATCGCAACCTCCATCAACTGGTGGAGGCGGGCGAGATCAGCGCCGTCCCGGGTGAGGGCCCCGTCCATTACGACTGGCGGCTGGCGCCGCATCAACACCTGCATTGCCGCATCTGCGGCTCGCTGGTGGACCTGGACTTGGACCTGGCCGAGGAGGCGCGCCAACGCGCCGAGGTCCTGGGCCACCGTCTGGACGAGATCGATTTCCATCTGCGCGGCACCTGTACCCGCTGTCTGATCAGAAGCGAATCAACCCCATAA
- a CDS encoding peroxiredoxin, translating to MLVTKPAPHFKATAVMPDNTMKEISLSDYKGKKVVLFFYPLDFTFVCPTELLAFDHRLAEFEKRGVQVLGCSVDSHWCHLAWKNTAIEHGGIGTVKYPLIADLTKGIARDYDVLVGAEPATVITAETEEDTTVGGHRALRASFLIDEEGVVRHAVINDLPLGRNIDEMLRMVDALAYNQKHGEVCPAGWQHGDAGMKETPHDVANYLATHAGKL from the coding sequence ATGCTGGTGACCAAGCCCGCCCCCCATTTCAAGGCCACGGCCGTCATGCCCGACAACACGATGAAGGAGATCAGCCTCTCCGACTACAAGGGCAAGAAGGTCGTCCTCTTCTTCTACCCCCTGGACTTCACCTTCGTCTGCCCCACCGAGCTGCTCGCCTTCGACCACCGCCTCGCCGAGTTCGAGAAGCGTGGCGTGCAGGTGCTGGGCTGCTCCGTGGACAGCCACTGGTGCCATCTGGCCTGGAAAAACACGGCCATCGAGCATGGCGGCATTGGCACTGTGAAGTATCCGCTCATCGCAGACCTGACGAAAGGAATCGCCCGCGACTACGACGTGCTGGTGGGCGCCGAGCCCGCCACGGTGATCACGGCCGAGACGGAGGAGGATACGACGGTGGGCGGGCACAGGGCACTGCGGGCCTCCTTTCTTATCGACGAGGAGGGGGTGGTGCGCCACGCCGTCATCAATGACCTGCCCCTGGGCCGCAACATCGACGAAATGCTGCGCATGGTGGATGCCCTCGCCTACAACCAGAAGCACGGCGAAGTGTGTCCTGCCGGTTGGCAGCATGGGGACGCCGGAATGAAGGAGACCCCTCACGACGTGGCCAATTATCTCGCCACGCATGCCGGGAAGCTCTGA